The Pseudomonas sp. G2-4 genome window below encodes:
- the lipB gene encoding lipoyl(octanoyl) transferase LipB — protein MPGTLGFRELGRMAYEPVWHAMQRFTNERGNTADDEVWLVEHPPVFTQGQAGKAEHLLLPGDIPVVKVDRGGQVTYHGPGQLVVYLLLDVRKLGFGVRELVTRMETCLIELLASYGVTAAAKPDAPGVYVDGAKIASLGLRIRHGCSFHGLALNVDMDLSPFRRINPCGYAGLAMTQLRDHTGSIEFAEVSARLRAQLVKHLDYAEQTTLTGGID, from the coding sequence ATGCCGGGCACGCTGGGCTTTCGCGAGCTGGGTCGGATGGCTTACGAGCCGGTCTGGCATGCCATGCAACGCTTCACTAACGAGCGCGGCAACACCGCCGACGATGAGGTCTGGCTGGTGGAACACCCACCAGTGTTCACCCAGGGCCAGGCCGGCAAGGCCGAGCACCTGTTGCTGCCGGGGGATATTCCGGTGGTGAAGGTCGACCGGGGCGGGCAGGTGACCTACCATGGCCCTGGCCAGCTGGTCGTCTACCTGTTGCTGGACGTGCGCAAGTTGGGCTTTGGCGTACGTGAGCTGGTCACGCGCATGGAAACCTGCCTGATCGAGCTGCTGGCCAGTTACGGCGTGACCGCGGCGGCCAAGCCGGATGCGCCGGGTGTCTACGTCGACGGGGCGAAAATCGCCTCCCTGGGCCTGCGGATCCGCCACGGTTGTTCGTTTCACGGCCTGGCGTTGAACGTGGACATGGACCTTTCGCCGTTTCGACGGATTAATCCCTGTGGTTACGCGGGGCTGGCAATGACCCAGCTGCGCGATCACACAGGATCGATTGAATTTGCCGAGGTAAGTGCCCGGCTGCGCGCGCAGCTCGTCAAACACCTCGACTATGCTGAGCAGACGACCCTTACGGGCGGAATCGACTGA
- a CDS encoding DUF493 domain-containing protein, whose amino-acid sequence MTDSEVQAPKIEFPCADYPIKVIGDTGVGFKDRIIEILEKHATVDHKTLAERQSTNGKYTTIQLHIIATGQEQLYDINSELRATGFVHMVL is encoded by the coding sequence ATGACAGACTCCGAAGTACAGGCGCCAAAAATCGAATTCCCTTGCGCGGATTATCCGATCAAGGTAATCGGCGACACCGGTGTGGGTTTCAAGGACCGGATCATCGAGATCCTGGAGAAACATGCCACCGTTGACCACAAGACCCTGGCCGAACGCCAGAGTACCAACGGCAAGTACACGACGATCCAGCTGCACATTATTGCCACCGGGCAGGAACAGCTGTACGACATCAACAGCGAGCTGCGCGCGACCGGTTTCGTGCACATGGTGTTGTGA